The Fusobacterium simiae DNA window AATAGTTACCTAAATAAGCTATTGCTCCTCCATCTCTTTTAGATAAAGCTTCCATAGCTACTAATCTATAAGAAGGTCTCTTTTTATCTCCTAGTCTTGTAAGTCTTAATTTTAACATTCTTTCACATCTCCTTTAATTTTATATATAAATTTATTAATAACTATTAAAATGGGAATCTTCCACCCTTTCCCATAGTACCCATATTAGGCATTTTTCCAGAGCTAAACATTTTCATCATAGATTTCATTTGGTCAAATTGTTTAAGTAGTTTATTTACATCAGATACATCTGTTCCACTACCTTTTGCAATTCTTATTTTTCTATTAGCCTTTAAAATATCTGGTTTCTTTCTTTCTTCTTTTGTCATAGATTGAATTATCGCTTCAACTTTTTTCATTTCTTTTTCAGCAGGAGCTAAGTCATCAATCTTTGGCATACCTGGGATTAATTTTAATATTCCTCCAAGTGAACCTAATCTCTTTATTGTTTGTAGTTGTTTTAAAAAGTCATTTAAATCGAATTTTTGAGACTTTATTTTTTCTTCAAGAGACTTTGCTTCATTTTCATCTATTACTTCTTGTGCCTTCTCAACAAGGGAAACAACATCCCCCATTCCCAATATTCTTGACACTAATCTGTCTGGATGAAAAATCTCAATATCATTAAGTTTTTCTCCAACTCCAATAAATTTTATTGGTTTTCCTACAACAGCTTTAATAGATAGGGCTGCTCCTCCACGAGTATCTCCATCTAACTTAGTTAAAATAACCCCATCAACACTTAAGGCATTATTAAAAGATTCTGCTAAATTAACAGCATCCTGTCCTATCATAGCATCTACAACAAGTAAAATTTCTTGTGGCTTAATAGCTCTTTTAAGCTCTTTTAACT harbors:
- the ffh gene encoding signal recognition particle protein, producing the protein MLENLGNRFQDIFKKIRGHGRLNEANIKDALREVKMSLLEADVNYKVVKDFTNKISEKAIGTEVIRGVNPAQQFIKLVNDELVELLGGTSSKLTKGLRNPTIIMLAGLQGTGKTTFAAKLAKFLKKQNEKLLLVGVDVYRPAAIKQLQVLGQQIGVDVYSEENTKDVVGIATRAIEKAKEINATYMIVDTAGRLHIDETLMEELKELKRAIKPQEILLVVDAMIGQDAVNLAESFNNALSVDGVILTKLDGDTRGGAALSIKAVVGKPIKFIGVGEKLNDIEIFHPDRLVSRILGMGDVVSLVEKAQEVIDENEAKSLEEKIKSQKFDLNDFLKQLQTIKRLGSLGGILKLIPGMPKIDDLAPAEKEMKKVEAIIQSMTKEERKKPDILKANRKIRIAKGSGTDVSDVNKLLKQFDQMKSMMKMFSSGKMPNMGTMGKGGRFPF